In the genome of Raphanus sativus cultivar WK10039 chromosome 9, ASM80110v3, whole genome shotgun sequence, the window GATCAtgccgcacgggtattaattttcatttttaatttttatttatttatactaaatattatatttataatatttgatctttttatattgattaagctagggataaatatttggatatccattcgaattcggttaaaatttattcgggtttgagattttcgagtttaaagattctaactctattcgggtatttataaactttggttccggtttgatttatatctttgcgggtttgataacccgtttaaattatttttaaattttaaaaatttatatatctttaaatatccttaaatctaaaaaatataacatgtaaatttgagtaaaatgtaagctaaagtacctaaattaaaaattaaaacaaatttaacttaaatatttagatgaagaataaatatatatatatatatattttaagtatttttggtgttttgattattgtttatctactttagatgtttacttttgattattttttatattttaaatcaacttaaaatagttagatattaactcgaaaaatagctaacatattgaagtatataaatatgatttaaatacattcggatatccgaaatatttcgttcggataaggtttagttatggttctctagataccaaaatggtaaatccgtttggatattatctagtttcggttcaaatttggtaatacttttcGTTCATATTTGTTCAATGaatagttgatattataattttcatgaattgtttgtctaataaaaatgtattttttgaattcgacattattttaattgagaagttaatgaagtgtatttaattcaaatttaattttagaacacattaatgtaagtggaaaagacaaagcattaaaataggaaatattatttaattgtgtatttaattcaaatttaatttaagaaaacacattaattaaagtgaaaatacagcattaaaataggaagtattatttaatatcagtggcatggaagtgtaaataacactgaaaactaaggggcaTTTTATACGTAtaattctcttttaataatatagataacaCCAACATGCTTTTAgcagttataatttttttttaactatcgTCTATAATAAATGAATGACAACATAAAATAACTAGcaccagtggtctagtggtagaatagtaccctgccacggtacagacccgggttcgattcccggcTGGTGCATTGAGCAGTGAAGATTTAGGCTTCAGCGATGGTTGGGTCCATCGCATCTGTCTGATATCTCGGATGTCTTACTAGCCATACACtgagctctgttttttttttcccttttttctGGCGTTTCTAAACAGTACGAGTAGGTGATAGTTGGAGAAATGTTTATCAATTTTGGATGGAACACCTATCCAGAATGAAATGGCTACTGTATTGTCGAATCACTATTCAGTAGCCATGATTTAGTATTCACATGTCAATATGTCGTAGCAAccaaaaaattgattaattttacTTTGGTTCACGTCGGTCATCTTGATCTTTCACATTAACCGTTCTGAAGAGTCCATGTGATCTAGTGACCCAGGTTCTGACACTAAGAAGGATAGGTGGCATTTGAGTTCGGAGATATTAACACGTGGGTATAAGTACTAGCTTCAACAGAACTAAATCCAAATCTTTGTCCGGACACAGACCATCACTCTGTAAAGAGATATACTCAAATCTATATTGTGTGTTAAATATTGTTTGTATACGCATCTTTGTTCATATCCTCTGTACGTAGGCCTGAATGTAATATAAATTCAAATgcattacttttttttggtGGCAATGAAACTTATTCACCACACCTTCAAAATGGCATCTGAACAACAAATCTTCCGTCGAACACAAGAAGAGTCCTCAAATCCTCCTTCTCAATCTATACATGAACTAGAAGCCCTAACCGACAAGACCATACCGAGCCACCAAAACGAGGCCAAGATAGCGTCAGCAGAGTTCGAGAACATTCAGAAACGGTACCGAGACCTAATCGTCACGCTGCCTCACGCGAAAGGCTGGTTTGAGAAGGCTCCGTTCATCGGGTACGGTGGTCACTGGATCATAGAGACTCTCCTTGCAGGTTGCCTTCACGCGCAAGACTTCTTCCAAGCGCGGCCTGTTGACTTTTTCATTTGTAGCTACCCGAAGTCAGGTACCACTTGGCTCAAAGCCCTAGCTTTCTCTATCGTCAACCGATCTCGCTTCGAAGACGATTCCTCCAACCCTCTCCTAAAACGTAACCCTCACGAGCTCGTTCCCTTCATTGAGATCGAATTCTCTTTCTTTCCTCAACTTGATGTTCTCAAAGACGAAGGGAACACTCTCTTTTCGACTCACATGCCGCACGGGTTACTACCCGAATCGGTTTCGAAATCGGGTTGTAAGATGGTTTACATCTGGAGAGACCCCAAGGACACTTTCATCTCCATGTGGACTTTCTTCCAAAAGCAAAAATTTGGAAACGGTCCTCTCAATAGTCTCGAGGAGTGTTTTGACATGTTCTGTCGAGGTTTCTCGGGGTACGGTCCTTATCTAGATCATGTCATGTCGTATTGGAAAGCTTACAAAGAGAATCCAGAAAAGGTTTTGTTCCTCAAGTACGAGACCATGAGAGGTGATCCTCTGCCGTATGTGAGAAGATTAGCTGAGTTTATGGGTTATGGATTCACAACCGAGGAAGAGGAGAAAGGGGTTGTTGAGAAAGTTGTGGAACTTTGCAGCTTCGAGACGTTGAGGAATCTTGAAGCCAACAAAGGAGAGAAATATAGAGAGGACATTCCTGTTAGTGCTTATCAGAACAGCGCCTATTTCAGGAAGGGAAAGGTCGGAGACTGGCAGACTTATCTGACTCCGGAGATGGCAGCTCGGATCGACGGGTTGATGGAAGAGAAATTCAAGGGCACCGGATTGCTTGAACACTTCAAATGATCACTTTGTGTTTAGGGCATGCCTGATCCTTGTATGCTATGTTTACTTACAACACAAGTTTTCTTATACAATGTAATAAGTTATAACTAGAGGAATAAATGTTGTTTCTGTTTTCATGCAAATGTattctatataaaaaaattaatttgctTCGTAGTATGCATATTTGGCTGATTTGTGCAAATCAATGAGATGTGTAGCAACAGTGACCGGcgatgaaaaaaacaaacaaaaaatggaGAAATTAACACAAAGCATAACACTgaagaaagataaaaaggtCGCTGGCGTATGGGCTACAAACCCAATTACATTTTGTAGAAACattacatttgaaaaaaaagaagcataaATAAGATTTACTCTACCAAGCAAATGATAACATATTACATTGTAGAATAAAACTTGTGCTGTAAGTAAACTAAGAACAAGAACCGGTCATTTAATAACCATGTTCAAAAAGACCTGTGCCCTTGAATTTCTCTTCCATCAATCCATCGATACGAGCTGCCATCTCCGGAGTCAGGTAGTTGCTCCAGTCTCCGACCTTTCCCTTCCTGAAATAAGCGCTTTCGGATAAAACTTAGAAGGAACATCCTCTCCGCTTACCTTACCTTTGACGTCCTCTTTGTCTTTCTCTCCTTTGTTGGCTTCAACATTCTTCAACGACTCGAAACTGCAGAGGTTCACCACTTTTTCAACAACCCCTTTCTCCTCTTCCTCAGCTGTGAATCCATAACCCATAAACTCAGCCAATCTCTTCACATAGGGCAAAGGATCAGCTCTGATGGTCTCGTACTTGAGGAAAAAAAACCTGATCCGGAGTCTCTTGGTAGGCTTTCCAATACGACATGACATGATCTAGATAAGGACCGTACAAAGAATGACCTTGACAGAACATATCAAAAGACTCCTCAAGACTGTTGAGAGGACCATTGTCTGATCTCTCCTTCTGGAAGAAGTTCCACATGGAGACAAATGTGTCCTTTGGGTCTCTCCAGATGTAAACCATCTTACAGCCGGCTTTTGAGATTGACTCCGGTAATAACCCATACGGGATATGAGTCGAGAACAGAGTGTTTCCTTTGTCCTCGACAGCATCCTTTTGTTGGAACAAAGAGAGTTCACCCTCAATGAAAGGAACAAGCTCGTGAGGGTTACATTTCAGGAGAGGGTTTGAGGATTGGTCAGGGTCAGAGGCAGACCGATTTGCGATGGCGAAAGTTAGAGCTTTGAGCCAAGTGGTACCTGACTTTGGGTAGCTACAAACGAAGAAGTCAACGGGACGTGCTTGGAAGACGTCTATTGCGTGAAGCCAACGTTCAAGGAGAGGCTTCACTATCCAGTGACCACCGTACTTGATCAGTGGAGCTTTTGGTCTCCAGCCTTGGGTCTGAGGAAACGAGGTGATTAGCTCTTGGTACCGTTCATGATTCTTTTCAAACTCTCTCTCGGTCTCATCTTGGTGGTTCAGTAGGGGAGCATTGGTAACGGTTTTTGAATCCATGGGAGATCAAGGAAGAGGATGTGAGGACTGTGAGAGGTGGGTTATATTGTGTGTTTCTGAATAATGGTGTGTTTAGTCATGCATATATGAAGCTATTTATACACgtatttacattttaaactCGAAACAGTAACCAAAAGATAAGATGATATCTTGTAATCGTGGCACTTGCCAACTGTAAATGagattttgatatataaaaaaattgtcaaaatagaaaacaaattggcaaatatataaaacattaccGTTTCTTTATCGAGTCATTATGGAAAATAATAGAACAAAAAATCAGGACTGGATTTAGTCAATGCATGCATGAATGATATTGcatgtataaaaaatatataatatgtggcATATGTAAAATAGAAGAGGATCTCTGAACAAGGGAAGCTTCGCCAAATGGCAAAATCTTGTAATATTCAATAGCAGATACAGATCCAAAAGAAGTTACAATTTGTATTTGTAACAAACCAAGTAAAtacactattttaatataattacccaaaatttacaaaaatatataaatgtattatataaatgtatgaaagaacataataatatatatatcaaacgtAGTAATACAGACTTCTGTTGTTTTTTCTGAGtggataataatatttcatccAGATAAAACTACTAATTATTGTTCCAATGcctatatatgaaatatattaggTTCACAAAACTTTAGTGTTATCAGGAAAAAGccttttaataaaaaagtaaTGATCTGTAAGTTCTTCATTGACAAcaaaaattatcaatataatGGCATGAATATTTGGAAGCAAAATTCCTACCAGTCGAATCAACCAAAGATTAGAGCACCTCCAATAAAAATATCTACCATtgaaattctatatatatatatatatatatatatatatatatatatatagtcttaAGAGACTTTAGATTGAACTTccattaaaattaataatcccacaattaaatattaatattaatatatacaaacgcccatatatatttttatacattttcgAATGTCAATGATAGAACCCTACTCTTATACCATCCAACAAAATCTTTTACAACATATAACACTATAGTCTAGAACCTTCCACTCTACTACCTGAAGTAAAAGTTATAAAACACTATTTATGTCGTATGgaaaaatctttttttggtcaactgaAAAAGCTAAACAATTACACTAGTCTTAGATGATGATACAAACATAAAACTGATATATAACAATTGATGGATGGAGTTTGCTACAAAGAATAAGAGAGCAGATATGTAATCTTTATAAGACCATACAACCCCATCGATATGAGCAATAGATCAAGCCATTAAGGAGAACGAGAGATGTTACAAAGTTGACCAATTTGATTCGTTGTGGTTAGGTGTTGACCAACAAGAGCAtggaagaaaaccaaaaaacagGGGTTCGTATGTGCAGCGCCTCTACAGTGTATGGCAACTTGGCAAGTAGTGGAGCCAGAAATTTTGTGTACCGATATCagaattatctttttcaaaaacataattataaacCATCAAAACTACAAATTATAACTTAActtttaatgttttgtaattattttagtgggattatattttttggggtcaaattttatattttaatgggatcaataatttttctttaaataaaaacaaaaatattttttaaaataatggaATCAGCTGATTCCACTACTTTTTTACTCCCTCCGCCTCTTGTCTACGGATAATGGGTTTTTACACATGTT includes:
- the LOC108825397 gene encoding cytosolic sulfotransferase 18-like — translated: MHYFFLVAMKLIHHTFKMASEQQIFRRTQEESSNPPSQSIHELEALTDKTIPSHQNEAKIASAEFENIQKRYRDLIVTLPHAKGWFEKAPFIGYGGHWIIETLLAGCLHAQDFFQARPVDFFICSYPKSGTTWLKALAFSIVNRSRFEDDSSNPLLKRNPHELVPFIEIEFSFFPQLDVLKDEGNTLFSTHMPHGLLPESVSKSGCKMVYIWRDPKDTFISMWTFFQKQKFGNGPLNSLEECFDMFCRGFSGYGPYLDHVMSYWKAYKENPEKVLFLKYETMRGDPLPYVRRLAEFMGYGFTTEEEEKGVVEKVVELCSFETLRNLEANKGEKYREDIPVSAYQNSAYFRKGKVGDWQTYLTPEMAARIDGLMEEKFKGTGLLEHFK